AGCCTTCCTCGCCGGGCATCTCCTCGAGCCGCCCGGACATCTCTCTCATCGCTTCGGCCCATCTCGAAGTCGAGTCGGCCAGCACAGCGACATCGTGCCCCATATCCCTGAAGTACTCGGCGATCGTGATCCCGGTGTAGACCGAGGCCTCTCTCGCCGCAACAGGCATGTTCGATGTGTTGGCGATCAACACGGTACGCTCCATCAGGGGCCTGTTGGTAGCGGGATCTATCAGCTCGGGGAATTCCTGAAGAACATCGGTCATCTCGTTCCCACGCTCACCACATCCCACATAGATGATGATATTGGCATCAGACCACTTGGCCAGCTGATGCTGGACGACAGTCTTGCCGGCGCCGAATGGGCCGGGGACCGTTGCTGTTCCACCCTTCGCTATCGGAAAGAGGGTGTCGATGACCCTCTGCCCTGTCACGAGCGGTCTGTCGGGAACGAGTTTGCGGGCGATCGGCCTCGGGATCCTCACGGGCCACTTGTGGTACATCCTGACATCCTGGACCTCGCCATCGGCCTCTATCTGCGCGATCACATCCTCGACGACATACGTGCCGGCCTTCGGAGCCTTGACGAGCTTTCCGGCCTTAAGTGTAGGCGGCACCATTATCAGGTGGTCCGTCAGTTCAGTCTCCCTGACCTTGCCGAGAAGGTCGCCCACCACGACATCCTGACCTTCCTTTATCTCCTCGTTGGGAGTGAACTCGAATTTCCTTTTTCTGTCGAGTCCGGGGACATTGATCCCCCTCGTTATATACGAACCAGCCTGCTTATAGATCTCATTCAGTGGCCTCTGGATGCCGTCGTAGATCGATGTGAGAAGACCGGGTCCCAGCTCTATACTGAGCGACTGCCCCGTCCCCACCACTTTCTCACCAGGGCCGAGGCCCGAAGTATCCTCGTACACCTGGATGAAGGCCTGGTCTCCGTGAAGCTCGATTATCTCTCCAATAAGCTCCCTGTCGCTGACCTTGACGACTTCGAACATCCTGGCTTCATCCATACCCTCGGCCACGATGAGTGGTCCTGATACCTTTATTATCCTTCCAGCACCCATATCCTTTTTTCTCCTTCTGGCCTGTCTATTTCTCAGTCCTTATCGTCGGCGCCCGAAATATCCTGCCCGACCGCCTTGATCACCGCGTCGCGCAGTTCCGCGAATGCTACTCCCTCGGGCTGCGGTTTTCCGTCTACCCACTTCGCCCCATGTATATCCGGGATCACGCTAATAACGGGAAATGTCCTCTGCGACCTCTTCTGTATTATTTCCCTGTATCTGTGAAAGACCTCCTCGGTGACGAGGATGATCCTGAATTCCTTCTGCAGGACCTCTCTGTATTTTTCGTCGGTCAGTTCCCCACCCTCGGTCTCATATACCTCACAGCCGAGGATCCGGAAATATTCCACCGAATCACAATTTCCGATTACTGCAATATTCCTGGCCATCCAGGTTCTCCCTGCCCTTTTCAGGCTGTCATCGCCTCTGTCTTTTCCAGCAACAGTTCCTCGGGCAACATGTTCAGCTTGCCCACCAGGAGGAGCCTGAGCAACCGCTCGTTCCTCTCGCGAAGCTGGAAGTGATATATAACGGGACCGATATCAAAGAAACGGTACCTGCTGTCTCCTAGGCGTTCGAGCATCTCCCTGTCGATCAGCACGTCGACCATCCACACGGTAGTCGTCAGACCGAGTCCCGCTGTTATGAGTCCCCTGTATTCCGTTGTCGTCAGATATGTGTACAATTCGTCCTCAGGCTCCCTGAACAGGGTCCTGAGTGTCTGGATATCGATACTGCCGCCAGATATCCATAGTGTATCTATCGCATCTTTCCTCAGGTCGATCCTTTTTAATCTGATAAATGTCCTGATATTGGCGAGGTCTATCCGGAAAGTGACATACATCCGTGCCGCTTTGCCGGGAGCCGTCTCCACAAGATACGCGAACTTCTCCGCCTCGCCCCTGCTCTCGACAGCCTGGGCGCCTCCCTCTTCTGATGCCTCCAGAAGTTTTTCGAGACAATTCTTCAGATGGTCGGGAAGATCGATCGCAGAACCGCCGCTCGCACCTTTTTCGATCACTTCATGAGAGACAAGGCCGAAGGGGTTATAGGCGGCATCGGCTCCGAGCGCCGCGGCCTTCACACCATGTGTGAGGTTGTCAAAATCAAACCCGGCCCTGAAGAAGCTCTCCACCCTGTCATCATTCAGAAGACTTGATAGAAGCTCCAGAAAAACAGTTTTCTCAGACTCTATTCCATCTTCGAACCGGTAGAGAGAATCCACCGGATCGAATCCCCGATAGAATTCTTTCACCGACACGAGCACGGAATCGACAGGTGCTCTCGCTATGCGCTGAAACCATGCTGCATCAGGCATCGAGGCCTCAAGTGCCCTGAGCCTCGCATTGATATATGTGTAGTCCTGCGCCAAAAGGCGTCCTCCTGAGTTATCCTTCGAAAAGCGTCGCTGCTATTCGCGGCTCGATCTTTTCCCGGAGCTGTTCGAACACGACGGCCAGTGACAGGTCAACGGCCCGCCTGCCTTCCCTCAACACTACCCCCCAGGCAAAATCACCCTTGTCGTCTGACAGCTCGAAACTACCTTCTCCTCTGAAACCGTCGCGGAGTTCACGCATGAACCCGTCGTCGAAAATGCCGACCTGTGAAGGAGCGACAACTATCTCTTCCTTACCCGACACGGCGCTTCCAAGGATCATGTTTTTCAGGATCTCTCTGCTTTCTTCCGGGGAAAGGGCTCCGATCTTCTTCTTCGCCTCGGCATAGACCGAATCGAGGATCTCCCGCTTCCGAGCGAGGATAGATTTTCTCAACTCAAGCTGTTCGCTTACGATGAGATGTTTCTCTTCCTCACCAGCCTTCTTTTCGGCATAGGCTTTCAGTTCTTCATCGAGGCGTGACGCCCGACCGGCAAATTCTTTTCTGACAGCGGCGCCTTCCTCACCTGCCCTGGCAAGGAGTTCTCCGGCTGCCACTTCAGCTTCCGTGTTTATTCTATCGAATATCTTTTCAATAGGCATTATCAGTCATCCTCCCGCCACCGTGGCGGCTCTGTCAACCAAGCGATATCTTCTGGAGCAGCAGGATCGTGCCCAGAAGCCCGAGTACGGCATAAGTCTCGACGATAACCGCGAAAACCATTCCCTTCCCGACTTCGCCGGGACGTTTCGCTACGAGACTGCACGCGGCAGAACAGACCTTACCCTGGTAGAGTCCCGACACCAGCCCCGTGATCGCCACCGGCAGCGCGGCGCCCAGCATAGCCAGGCCCGTTCCGACCGATATCGAACCGAGCTGGTCGACGGCCGGCAGCTTATTGATGATCATGAAGAGGGCAACGAGCCCATAGATACCCTGCGTGCCCGGAAGTGCCTGCAGGACCAGGAGGCTTCCGAATTTTCCGGGATCCTCGCTGACTACTCCGTTGGCCGCCTGACCCGCTACTCCCGTTCCGAGAGCGGAACCCGCACCAGCCAGGGCCGCCGCGAGTGCGGCTCCCAGGATTACAAGCATAAAGCCCAACATACTACTCTCCTTCCACGATACCTATGATCCATCGTCTGTTTTTTTAAGGATCGAATACTGCCTCTCACTTTTGAAAGGCTTGAACTCCCGTCCTCCCCCTGAAAAGAACTTTGAGAAGAACTCCAGATACTGAAGCCTGCCCGCATGTACGAACGCTCCGAGGGTGTTGACGGCAAGATTGAACGCATGGCCACCTATAAGGATGATGACCATAACGATGTAACCTGTGTAAAAAGGCATTCCCTTGACCATGGCTGCGATATCGTTTACCGCGATCGCGATGGCGCTTGTCGCCAGCCCGAGTGCAAGAAGCCTCGCGTAAGACAGGACGTCCCCAAAATATCCGATGACGTCGTAGAATTTTACCAGCCCGGTAAGTATTTTCTTTATGAACGATTTCTGATGCCTTCCTCCGGTGAGAAAGACTATGGCGGCTATGCCCAGTGCAGACCATTTGGCAATATTCAATATCCAGGACGGAACGCTTCCCCCCAGTATCCCCGCATAGCCGAGAGGCGCCAGCATGATCAGGAAGACTATCCATACCAGGTCGTCCAGGATCGCATCGAGAATGAGTCCGGCCTTGAACCTTGCCACCATCCTGATACCCATACCGAAGATCATGTGGACCAGTCCCATGATGAACGAGATAT
This genomic interval from Candidatus Latescibacterota bacterium contains the following:
- a CDS encoding V-type ATPase subunit; translation: MAQDYTYINARLRALEASMPDAAWFQRIARAPVDSVLVSVKEFYRGFDPVDSLYRFEDGIESEKTVFLELLSSLLNDDRVESFFRAGFDFDNLTHGVKAAALGADAAYNPFGLVSHEVIEKGASGGSAIDLPDHLKNCLEKLLEASEEGGAQAVESRGEAEKFAYLVETAPGKAARMYVTFRIDLANIRTFIRLKRIDLRKDAIDTLWISGGSIDIQTLRTLFREPEDELYTYLTTTEYRGLITAGLGLTTTVWMVDVLIDREMLERLGDSRYRFFDIGPVIYHFQLRERNERLLRLLLVGKLNMLPEELLLEKTEAMTA
- a CDS encoding V-type ATP synthase subunit A, whose protein sequence is MGAGRIIKVSGPLIVAEGMDEARMFEVVKVSDRELIGEIIELHGDQAFIQVYEDTSGLGPGEKVVGTGQSLSIELGPGLLTSIYDGIQRPLNEIYKQAGSYITRGINVPGLDRKRKFEFTPNEEIKEGQDVVVGDLLGKVRETELTDHLIMVPPTLKAGKLVKAPKAGTYVVEDVIAQIEADGEVQDVRMYHKWPVRIPRPIARKLVPDRPLVTGQRVIDTLFPIAKGGTATVPGPFGAGKTVVQHQLAKWSDANIIIYVGCGERGNEMTDVLQEFPELIDPATNRPLMERTVLIANTSNMPVAAREASVYTGITIAEYFRDMGHDVAVLADSTSRWAEAMREMSGRLEEMPGEEGYPAYLPSRIADFYERAGRTICLGSDERTGTLSVIGAVSPPGGDLSDPVVQATLKVVKVFWALEDTLAFKRHFPAIGWLTSYSLYHDNVADYMRNEVSEQWQQLRVTAMGLLQKEGELEELVRLVGLDSLSDNDRIVLETSKHIREDFLHQSAFDPDDAYTRLEKQFRMFQVIIELHRACEKALEKKVPLRRLLDLPVREKLARMSHIKEDDLGQFDVILEDIKTQTAESSVEARNVEA
- a CDS encoding V-type ATP synthase subunit K; translated protein: MLGFMLVILGAALAAALAGAGSALGTGVAGQAANGVVSEDPGKFGSLLVLQALPGTQGIYGLVALFMIINKLPAVDQLGSISVGTGLAMLGAALPVAITGLVSGLYQGKVCSAACSLVAKRPGEVGKGMVFAVIVETYAVLGLLGTILLLQKISLG
- a CDS encoding V-type ATP synthase subunit E → MPIEKIFDRINTEAEVAAGELLARAGEEGAAVRKEFAGRASRLDEELKAYAEKKAGEEEKHLIVSEQLELRKSILARKREILDSVYAEAKKKIGALSPEESREILKNMILGSAVSGKEEIVVAPSQVGIFDDGFMRELRDGFRGEGSFELSDDKGDFAWGVVLREGRRAVDLSLAVVFEQLREKIEPRIAATLFEG